One genomic window of Macrobrachium rosenbergii isolate ZJJX-2024 chromosome 51, ASM4041242v1, whole genome shotgun sequence includes the following:
- the LOC136833008 gene encoding uncharacterized protein has translation MSSPLYFSPHLLLTPSTSHSSPSHPSSSHPSTSHPSSSHPSTPHPSTSHPIYFTPLFFSPFYSSLLFFSPFYSSPLFFSPFYASPLDFSPHLLLTALLLTLLHFTLSSSHSSTLHPSSSHPSTLHPSSSHPSPPHSSSSHPSPSHPSPPHPSTFPSLPLLSNALLEGKPWTGLMSAPRKMRSDYL, from the coding sequence ATGAGCTCACCCCTCTACTTCTCACCCCATCTACTTCTCACCCCATCTACTTCTCACAGCTCTCCTTCTCACCCTTCTTCTTCTCACCCTTCTACTTCTCACCCCTCTTCTTCTCACCCTTCTACTCCTCACCCCTCTACTTCTCACCCCATCTACTTCACACCACTCTTCTTCTCACCTTTCTACTCCTCGCTCCTCTTCTTCTCACCCTTCTACTCCTCACCCCTCTTCTTCTCACCCTTCTACGCCTCACCCCTCGACTTCTCACCCCATCTACTTCTCACCGCTCTCCTTCTCACCCTTCTACATTTCACCCTATCTTCTTCTCACTCTTCTACTCTTCACCCCTCTTCTTCTCACCCTTCTACTCTTCATCCCTCTTCTTCTCACCCCTCTCCTCCACACTCCTCTTCTTCTCACCCCTCTCCTTCACACCCCTCTCCTCCTCACCCTTCTACTTTCCCCTCCCTGCCTTTGTTAAGTAATGCGTTACTTGAGGGGAAGCCGTGGACTGGTCTAATGTCCGCTCCTCGAAAGATGCGAAGTGATTACCTTTaa